A stretch of Chanodichthys erythropterus isolate Z2021 chromosome 20, ASM2448905v1, whole genome shotgun sequence DNA encodes these proteins:
- the fbxl5 gene encoding F-box/LRR-repeat protein 5 isoform X2: MAPFPDEVDVFTGPHWRMKQLVGLYSEKLSKTNFSNNRDFRSFLQSLLATFKEFKMHEQIENECIIELLQERSHMVYHVHADNKLSEMLSLFEKGLRSVKSEYEQLNYARQLKERLEAFTQDFLPHMKEEEEVYQPMLMEYFTYEELKAIKRQVMQQHCSNPSWSSAADVLKGLNLWSHAEELHKAFKYSDHEKTGDERGSERVSISALPQEVLLRVFRFLGPEDLCRCGQVCSVWSQVTRTGSLWRHLYPVRWARGDYYCGPPAELDQEPDEEWVKSLQDEGRAYQERDEDADVDESEEASDGSPAISAVQREKTLLNGMIQKLLPSVGPSVRSLSLAYSAAVSSKMVRQILSLCPNLTHLDLTQTDISDSAFDSWAEFGVCRTLEHLDLSGCDKITDRTLKILSLGLGDLTTSSPDRRAKLLKAPPSPIKLQDEHSLPPIGRSCQDLIFKRRPGGRGSGCGPAHVWVLNPAKLADIEDAADWSRRGGVSAHESGRGNIFEPQGGGGSCCCRRSRRRSFRTGISSSHWQYSSMGDALCGHSTCCTSDVSLWTVREAHCDLEATGGSVDFRTKCSFEGESCPEHHNRTDQSGACRTLRFLSLSGCYQITDLGLRCLSQRGGLPLLEHLNLSGCLLITGAGLQELVSACPALNIEHFYYCDNINGPHADTASGCQNLQCGFRACCRSGE, from the exons CTGTCCAAGACCAACTTCTCCAACAACAGGGACTTCCGCTCGTTTCTGCAGTCGCTCCTCGCCACCTTTAAGGAGTTCAAGATGCATGAGCAGATCGAGAACGAGTGTATCATCGAGCTGCTGCAGGAGCGCAGTCACATGGTCTACCACGTGCATGCCGACAACAAGCTGTCCGAAATGCTGTCGCTGTTTGAGAAGGGGCTGCGCAGCgtgaag AGCGAGTACGAGCAGCTGAATTACGCGCGGCAGCTGAAGGAGAGGTTGGAGGCGTTCACTCAGGACTTCCTTCCTCATAtgaaggaggaagaggag GTGTATCAGCCCATGCTGATGGAGTACTTCACGTACGAGGAGCTGAAGGCCATCAAGCGTCAGGTGATGCAGCAGCACTGCAGTAACCCGTCCTGGAGCTCCGCCGCAGACGTGCTGAAGGGCCTGAACCTCTGGAGTCACGCCGAGGAGCTGCACAAGGCCTTCAAATACTCCGACCACGAGAAGACCGGAGACG AGCGGGGCAGCGAGCGCGTGTCCATCTCGGCGCTGCCGCAGGAAGTGCTGCTCCGGGTGTTCCGCTTCCTGGGTCCGGAGGATCTGTGCCGCTGCGGGCAGGTGTGCAGCGTCTGGAGTCAGGTGACCAGGACCGGCTCGCTGTGGAGACACCTGTACCCCGTCCGCTGGGCTCGAG GTGATTATTACTGCGGTCCTCCGGCCGAGTTGGACCAAGAGCCGGACGAGGAATGGGTGAAGAGTCTCCAGGACGAGGGACGAGCCTATCAGGAGAGGGACGAGGACGCAGACGTGGACGAATCAG AGGAGGCGTCCGACGGATCTCCGGCCATCAGTGCGGTTCAGAGGGAGAAGACGCTGCTCAACGGGATGATCCAGAAGCTCCTGCCCTCCGTCGGCCCGTCCGTGCGCTCGCTCAGCTTGGCCTACAGCGCCGCCGTCTCCAGCAAGATG GTGCGACAGATCCTCAGTTTGTGCCCGAACCTGACGCACCTGGACCTCACGCAGACTGACATCTCCGACTCTGCCTTTGACAG CTGGGCGGAGTTCGGGGTGTGTCGTACTCTGGAGCATCTGGATCTGTCGGGTTGCGACAAAATCACCGACCGCACGCTGAAGATCCTGTCGCTGGGATTGGGCGACTTAACGACGTCTAGTCCAGATCGCAGAGCCAAGCTACTGAAAGCCCCGCCCTCTCCCATCAAACTACAGGACGAGCACTCCCTCCCACCAATAGGACGCAGCTGCCAGGATCTCATATTCAAGCGGAGACCTGGTGGGCGTGGCTCTGGCTGTGGCCCCGCCCACGTGTGGGTTCTCAATCCGGCGAAACTAGCCGACATCGAGGACGCGGCCGACTGGAGCAGACGAGGGGGCGTGTCTGCACATGAAAGTGGGCGTGGCAACATCTTTGAGCCGCAGGGAGGCGGCGGCTCATGCTGCTGTAGGAGGAGCCGGAGGCGGAGCTTCAGGACTGGTATTAGCTCCTCCCACTGGCAGTACAGCTCAATGGGTGACGCCCTCTGCGGTCACTCCACCTGCTGCACCTCCGATGTGTCGCTCTGGACTGTGAGAGAAGCGCACTGTGACCTCGAGGCCACAGGGGGCAGTGTTGATTTTCGGACTAAATGCTCGTTTGAGGGTGAATCTTGCCCCGAGCATCACAACAGGACTGACCAATCAGGAGCCTGTCGCACACTCAGGTTCCTCAGCCTGTCCGGATGCTATCAGATCACGGATCTCGGCCTGAG GTGTCTGTCTCAGCGTGGAGGACTCCCTCTACTGGAGCATCTCAATCTCTCCGGCTGTCTGCTCATCACAGGGGCGGGGCTTCAGGAGCTGGTGTCCGCTTGCCCCGCCCTCAACATCGAGCATTTTTACTACTGCGATAACATTAATG GTCCTCATGCTGACACGGCCAGTGGATGTCAGAATCTGCAGTGCGGCTTCAGGGCTTGCTGTCGATCTGGAGAGTGA
- the fbxl5 gene encoding F-box/LRR-repeat protein 5 isoform X1 has translation MAPFPDEVDVFTGPHWRMKQLVGLYSEKLSKTNFSNNRDFRSFLQSLLATFKEFKMHEQIENECIIELLQERSHMVYHVHADNKLSEMLSLFEKGLRSVKSEYEQLNYARQLKERLEAFTQDFLPHMKEEEEVYQPMLMEYFTYEELKAIKRQVMQQHCSNPSWSSAADVLKGLNLWSHAEELHKAFKYSDHEKTGDAERGSERVSISALPQEVLLRVFRFLGPEDLCRCGQVCSVWSQVTRTGSLWRHLYPVRWARGDYYCGPPAELDQEPDEEWVKSLQDEGRAYQERDEDADVDESEEASDGSPAISAVQREKTLLNGMIQKLLPSVGPSVRSLSLAYSAAVSSKMVRQILSLCPNLTHLDLTQTDISDSAFDSWAEFGVCRTLEHLDLSGCDKITDRTLKILSLGLGDLTTSSPDRRAKLLKAPPSPIKLQDEHSLPPIGRSCQDLIFKRRPGGRGSGCGPAHVWVLNPAKLADIEDAADWSRRGGVSAHESGRGNIFEPQGGGGSCCCRRSRRRSFRTGISSSHWQYSSMGDALCGHSTCCTSDVSLWTVREAHCDLEATGGSVDFRTKCSFEGESCPEHHNRTDQSGACRTLRFLSLSGCYQITDLGLRCLSQRGGLPLLEHLNLSGCLLITGAGLQELVSACPALNIEHFYYCDNINGPHADTASGCQNLQCGFRACCRSGE, from the exons CTGTCCAAGACCAACTTCTCCAACAACAGGGACTTCCGCTCGTTTCTGCAGTCGCTCCTCGCCACCTTTAAGGAGTTCAAGATGCATGAGCAGATCGAGAACGAGTGTATCATCGAGCTGCTGCAGGAGCGCAGTCACATGGTCTACCACGTGCATGCCGACAACAAGCTGTCCGAAATGCTGTCGCTGTTTGAGAAGGGGCTGCGCAGCgtgaag AGCGAGTACGAGCAGCTGAATTACGCGCGGCAGCTGAAGGAGAGGTTGGAGGCGTTCACTCAGGACTTCCTTCCTCATAtgaaggaggaagaggag GTGTATCAGCCCATGCTGATGGAGTACTTCACGTACGAGGAGCTGAAGGCCATCAAGCGTCAGGTGATGCAGCAGCACTGCAGTAACCCGTCCTGGAGCTCCGCCGCAGACGTGCTGAAGGGCCTGAACCTCTGGAGTCACGCCGAGGAGCTGCACAAGGCCTTCAAATACTCCGACCACGAGAAGACCGGAGACG CAGAGCGGGGCAGCGAGCGCGTGTCCATCTCGGCGCTGCCGCAGGAAGTGCTGCTCCGGGTGTTCCGCTTCCTGGGTCCGGAGGATCTGTGCCGCTGCGGGCAGGTGTGCAGCGTCTGGAGTCAGGTGACCAGGACCGGCTCGCTGTGGAGACACCTGTACCCCGTCCGCTGGGCTCGAG GTGATTATTACTGCGGTCCTCCGGCCGAGTTGGACCAAGAGCCGGACGAGGAATGGGTGAAGAGTCTCCAGGACGAGGGACGAGCCTATCAGGAGAGGGACGAGGACGCAGACGTGGACGAATCAG AGGAGGCGTCCGACGGATCTCCGGCCATCAGTGCGGTTCAGAGGGAGAAGACGCTGCTCAACGGGATGATCCAGAAGCTCCTGCCCTCCGTCGGCCCGTCCGTGCGCTCGCTCAGCTTGGCCTACAGCGCCGCCGTCTCCAGCAAGATG GTGCGACAGATCCTCAGTTTGTGCCCGAACCTGACGCACCTGGACCTCACGCAGACTGACATCTCCGACTCTGCCTTTGACAG CTGGGCGGAGTTCGGGGTGTGTCGTACTCTGGAGCATCTGGATCTGTCGGGTTGCGACAAAATCACCGACCGCACGCTGAAGATCCTGTCGCTGGGATTGGGCGACTTAACGACGTCTAGTCCAGATCGCAGAGCCAAGCTACTGAAAGCCCCGCCCTCTCCCATCAAACTACAGGACGAGCACTCCCTCCCACCAATAGGACGCAGCTGCCAGGATCTCATATTCAAGCGGAGACCTGGTGGGCGTGGCTCTGGCTGTGGCCCCGCCCACGTGTGGGTTCTCAATCCGGCGAAACTAGCCGACATCGAGGACGCGGCCGACTGGAGCAGACGAGGGGGCGTGTCTGCACATGAAAGTGGGCGTGGCAACATCTTTGAGCCGCAGGGAGGCGGCGGCTCATGCTGCTGTAGGAGGAGCCGGAGGCGGAGCTTCAGGACTGGTATTAGCTCCTCCCACTGGCAGTACAGCTCAATGGGTGACGCCCTCTGCGGTCACTCCACCTGCTGCACCTCCGATGTGTCGCTCTGGACTGTGAGAGAAGCGCACTGTGACCTCGAGGCCACAGGGGGCAGTGTTGATTTTCGGACTAAATGCTCGTTTGAGGGTGAATCTTGCCCCGAGCATCACAACAGGACTGACCAATCAGGAGCCTGTCGCACACTCAGGTTCCTCAGCCTGTCCGGATGCTATCAGATCACGGATCTCGGCCTGAG GTGTCTGTCTCAGCGTGGAGGACTCCCTCTACTGGAGCATCTCAATCTCTCCGGCTGTCTGCTCATCACAGGGGCGGGGCTTCAGGAGCTGGTGTCCGCTTGCCCCGCCCTCAACATCGAGCATTTTTACTACTGCGATAACATTAATG GTCCTCATGCTGACACGGCCAGTGGATGTCAGAATCTGCAGTGCGGCTTCAGGGCTTGCTGTCGATCTGGAGAGTGA